The stretch of DNA CTTCACACATGAATCAAGAATTTTCTTGCTGTATTTTCCTGCCAGCGTAACTACTCCAAAACGGGAAGTATGACCACGTTTTTTCCAAGTACCGTCGCCACTAACAGTCAAATTTGTCTCagagttttctttctttcatgtAAGCactattttttcatttatagCTTGTTGCATACTAAGTTTACAAACGGTTTCGGCTGCAGTCCATAAATTTGTGAAACATCCAGCAAGAGTTTGATCTTAAAATTTACATGCTAGATTCATTAatccacaaaaaaaatttatcccgTTTATTCAGACGCCCAAAAGACGCATCACAGCCACAAGACGtctatttatttcaaatgcgTTATCAATCATTGGTCCAGAATTGATGTACGAATTTCCACATTCACAAATGACAGCTATTTTAAATTCTAGGCTTCTTGGCCTTGCttgattaaaagtaatttctttttgacaAATTTTGCATACCACTAAATTGCTAATTGCACTAAAAACTTAGACAAACTGTAAAATACAATATCCATGAGATAAGTCAATCACAACATTATCGTCATTATTCTGTAATAGTTTCTCTGCGAACGTACTGGTATTTGCAGTAGATTGCTCAAATATATGTTGGTTTCCGGTAAacttgcgttttttttttgtaattgatCGGTGTTTGGGAACATCATGAgttccttttttatttaaatacgaaGATTGATACGCAttttcagtaaaataaaacgtgttaACTTATAAAGTGCTCGATACGACGGTCACAATAAAACTAAATGTATCTGGCTTCGAAAATACGTGACGTGGTagtaaacgaaaaatttttcgagattactatacttatatatttctatataccTGAAAGCCGAAAATAAAAACCGGAATCGTATTACAATGGTTGGAAAAGACGGCAGATTCCGAATAATACCTCAGGTATGTCGGCCGTAGCTAATACAACTATCTAACTGCCGAGCGGCTACTCTTTAAATGGCTGTAActtaaaaactatttaagatatcaatttaaaattttagtatgttatttttaaattaaaaaaaaaataacctatcgaaatatgaaaaaaaaaacaaaaaatcgatttttttaaaattttaaactagGTGTGCTCCTTAAAACCGGGAGCACACACTTTTGCATAATGCATAACGCGTGTGCATAAGAAATACGATTAATgaaccaaattaaaattttgttatgcagtaaatacataaaaaattgaacCAATCCTATTCCTTATGCACACGCGTTATGCGTTATGCAAAAGTGTGTGCTCTTGCCTTAAGCAGCGTCTACAATGAGATTATAAGATTTAAGGCTTTAActttaagttttaaaattagccaatcatattattttcttaaaattttgatataattggTCAGTATTTTAAGGCTTAAGACGTACTACACTTATTGCAGACCGGGTcgcaaacaattttaaatattatcgacTATGAATATCGGCCGTATACTGTGTAACCTTGTATCCATACATTCATTatgtataagaaaatattaaacagttGAAGTTTTCAAAGACCAGTTTATTTGTTCGAGGTGGCCGTATTATCCCGGATTCAAGGATAggaatcatttaaaaaaataaacaacaAAAAAGTTTGAGATATCCCATTGTGAACGTTTAGTTGGTATTTCTGGTGTTTTATTTACATCTAATTATAATCCATTGTcataagtattaaaaataaatctttttttgttaGGTTAttactttaacattttttattaaatttttttaaaagttttaaataacttataaattgtaatagaCAAACAACTAGTAATTGGCGTGCATAacttcgtaataataatttatgtaaaaatagatttatcaATGTTTCATCCATTTACCTTTCAAATTGTAAGGTTATGTTTTCTTTAAATCACTACTGCTACAAGCAAATAAGTTCATCTTAACCTTGTTTTGACAAAGATCGtcttcaaatatattattaatcaaataagaCGATCTTGAACAACTATAAATACATACTCAATAAGATCGTCTTAAGACTGTGCTTAAGTCAAATAAGAATTGTTTATagatacttttcttttatgaGACACAAATGAGACGAGTTTGCAGTGCAAAGTTGAAATTAACCTCAAAATAAACTACGCGATGTGTTAACATGTCGGTGTCTCTTCAAAAAGAATTgaattaaacgaataaaatgtatgagaaggaagagagaagtATAATATGCTTTACCTTtatctcaattaatttctcatagtttattaagatttatgtattttaaaaggTTTTATCACATTTAcattgctgtttttttttctaatagatCAGAAGCTAACAATGGGGGAAAGAAATTGGAAAGATTGGAGACCTTTCGTGTACGGAGGTTTAGCTTCAATTGTTGCTGAGTTGTGTAAgtgaaaaaagagaaataagccttatattattaaaataatatttgaagttatttagttaatttatatacattacaaattataagaaataatttcaattttttctacTTTAGGTACTTTTCCTCTAGACACTACAAAAACACGATTGCAAGTTCAAGGTCAGAAATATGATCAAAAATTTGCACGTTTAAGATATTCTGGCATGACCGATGCTTTATTACAAATATCCAAACAAGAGGGAATAAAAGGCTTATATTCTGGGTTagtattttttgaaataacatatatattgcatataaaacatattttatttttgtcttattatatattttttaaaataattaataaatttttcttaatataattgactgtcattttatttatgtataaagtaAAGTTCCAAAAACAagatgtttattattaataaattaaacatattatcTGTTAAATCTtgaatatattgttttttaaacataattactCTTTTAAATTGTCTATTAGGATTAGTTCTGCTATTTTACGACAAGCAACATATGGAACTATAAAATTTGGGACTTATTATTCGCTCAAAAAAGTTGCGGTTGATACATGGGCAACTGAGGATTTAGTCACAATAAATATTGTTTGTGCAGCATTAGCTGGAGCTATATCAAGTGCAATTGCAAATCCCACTGATGTAGTAAAAGTTCGTATGCAAGTGACTGGCAATGAAACAAATGCATCTCTACTTACTTGTTTTCAAGATGTATATAAGCATGAAGGTGTTCGAGGGCTGTGGAGGGTATTATGAacaagtttttaatatatttttactactACACAAATAAGCACACACgtaccaaaaaataaaatgttatagaTACCGAAAACAAATTCAAGTTTGATAttaaatgaagaagaaaaattgtgTTTACAgttatgtttataaaaaatatcacatctaaattgcatttttaacaaaacaattgaaatatctatacatatataaaaaatgatttttttcttgcacAGGGTGTCGGTCCAACTGCTCAACGAGCAGCTGTTATTGCGGCCGTAGAGTTGCCTATATATGACTATACTAAAAGCAAATGTATGAGTATGTTGGGAAATAGCGTTAGTAATCATTTTGTgtaagttttgttttaatttttaagtgtaGAGATCTAACAcctacataaaatatttatgattaacttaataattatCCATATGGgctaaattttatatttataatgatttaaatttatgtcaAAATCTGCTTTTtgacagaaataatttactgaaataaaaaatttagtatcaatatattattcaagttaaaaatttatctatgtatgtacgtgttatttattattagttatttatagATCAGTTATTGATTAACCCTTATCTGGATACATacagtttaaatttatttcttttacgatattaaaatataaaaatgtttatggtataaattatttatacaaggTGTTTGATTTAGGGTTTCCTTCTTGGTAACTGtagatatacagggtgtcccagacataacgaaggatactgggaggatagatagaattgattgagacaagtagaaaagtctcgtactattttgcaaaattctcaaccgttattgagaaaaaaattaaaatgtataaattgtaaaggCGTTAGAGCGGCAAGGATGCTGCGTGTGAGTGAGCGCTACAGGCGAATtgctagaaatggcgccgtcgtctgtcgcactcactcacgcgcagcatccttgtcgctcttacgcctatacaatttatacattttaatttttttctcaataacggttgagaattttgaaaaacggtacgggacttttctacttgtctcaatcaattctatctatcctcccagtatccttcgttatgtctgggacaccctgtatatcggaatacaaatcgaaaagtcagatattatttagtaaaattc from Cardiocondyla obscurior isolate alpha-2009 linkage group LG04, Cobs3.1, whole genome shotgun sequence encodes:
- the Bmcp gene encoding mitochondrial uncoupling protein Bmcp isoform X4; its protein translation is MYEKEERNQKLTMGERNWKDWRPFVYGGLASIVAELCTFPLDTTKTRLQVQGQKYDQKFARLRYSGMTDALLQISKQEGIKGLYSGISSAILRQATYGTIKFGTYYSLKKVAVDTWATEDLVTINIVCAALAGAISSAIANPTDVVKVRMQVTGNETNASLLTCFQDVYKHEGVRGLWRGVGPTAQRAAVIAAVELPIYDYTKSKCMSMLGNSVSNHFVSSFAASMGSAVASTPIDVIRSSAHNAEETYFFYKLFYGHFLDGYGFYG
- the Bmcp gene encoding mitochondrial uncoupling protein Bmcp isoform X2 yields the protein MYEKEERNQKLTMGERNWKDWRPFVYGGLASIVAELCTFPLDTTKTRLQVQGQKYDQKFARLRYSGMTDALLQISKQEGIKGLYSGISSAILRQATYGTIKFGTYYSLKKVAVDTWATEDLVTINIVCAALAGAISSAIANPTDVVKVRMQVTGNETNASLLTCFQDVYKHEGVRGLWRGVGPTAQRAAVIAAVELPIYDYTKSKCMSMLGNSVSNHFVSSFAASMGSAVASTPIDVIRTRLMNQRRVHIVSNKPLPYIYSGSIDCLIQSSAHNAEETYFFYKLFYGHFLDGYGFYG
- the Bmcp gene encoding mitochondrial uncoupling protein Bmcp isoform X1, with the protein product MYEKEERNQKLTMGERNWKDWRPFVYGGLASIVAELCTFPLDTTKTRLQVQGQKYDQKFARLRYSGMTDALLQISKQEGIKGLYSGISSAILRQATYGTIKFGTYYSLKKVAVDTWATEDLVTINIVCAALAGAISSAIANPTDVVKVRMQVTGNETNASLLTCFQDVYKHEGVRGLWRGVGPTAQRAAVIAAVELPIYDYTKSKCMSMLGNSVSNHFVSSFAASMGSAVASTPIDVIRTRLMNQRRVHIVSNKPLPYIYSGSIDCLIQTIKNEGIPALYKGFIPTWFRMGPWNIIFFITYEQLKKL
- the Bmcp gene encoding mitochondrial uncoupling protein Bmcp isoform X3, yielding MGERNWKDWRPFVYGGLASIVAELCTFPLDTTKTRLQVQGQKYDQKFARLRYSGMTDALLQISKQEGIKGLYSGISSAILRQATYGTIKFGTYYSLKKVAVDTWATEDLVTINIVCAALAGAISSAIANPTDVVKVRMQVTGNETNASLLTCFQDVYKHEGVRGLWRGVGPTAQRAAVIAAVELPIYDYTKSKCMSMLGNSVSNHFVSSFAASMGSAVASTPIDVIRTRLMNQRRVHIVSNKPLPYIYSGSIDCLIQTIKNEGIPALYKGFIPTWFRMGPWNIIFFITYEQLKKL